In the genome of Ptychodera flava strain L36383 chromosome 13, AS_Pfla_20210202, whole genome shotgun sequence, one region contains:
- the LOC139148378 gene encoding RNA-binding protein 12-like isoform X1 has protein sequence MTIIIRLQGLPWAASALDIRHYFKGLTIPDGGVHIVGGESGDAFIAFGGDEDARKAMLLTSQPLCGKKVTLMLSSKAEMQNVIAASRAAQARKRGDPFEGAVEAANSINMPPVPDERSYERAKVPTIPPVTDDRGYDRPKLGMSLPQEAGLSSSHPGYPHPSGRHPTDLLSPTTPYDAGRSDPSLYGRPDDPPYLHRGLEPPHGHEPSRGHEPPRGHEPSRGFEAPHMREPSHLHEPLHALDPLRRHETHHGHDRSVFSKTGHDPIQQGFPYDQREGRADQPGFPYDQRELEKDPMMGRVPEVSHMGRMGEAQVREPSQQRHGAYHAERSHDHPQRRDSEPHISQNMPGEQTFRNGRFERSFSEDPYLGRRLDDTIPPGGRPDETQFRGSQRYDDRLDTESHSRPFDHDRRKGSQDGRYGEVPNFDQDRRESQYRNTSSRYSEDRQRGHDVRERLDQPSRHPERPFSGDRHGRQQYGNPDQPPFSHGMRTDAPVTSVILKGLPYTVTEEDIVHFLAGLEIERGGIQIGMDRTGKTTGDALVKLANHSDFEEALKRNRRYIGPRYINVQPCSERDWAMMSDNPNRRHEPYLGSKDGPPYMSHNMREPRRARSRSPVRDTLCISLRGLPFHTEKKHILEFFKGIEIKEEDIYLELNERGQARGSGYVEFKSIHEYRKALERNRQYIGPRYITVISISREEFQSRIKDLGKWMSETLTAAQPKKEPEDVNTKEKESIAKDDAPSKNNEEEKKTDELTTEDTCIHMQNVPYAASTADILEFLSGIPVPKHNIFRIYNDKGQTTGEVFIEFYSLEFAKKAEDRKNGNIRERTIYVDRVKKSFMEKRLKENEAMAKLAHEKRAAAAAAAANAGQPPLLATPPLPPRLVNDMRRRDWPRPMGMMGMRDQQREGGYGYDSKHDELPTGVENLGARSCVVGATNLPYRATIPEIMDFFRGYGALQDSIRIHFNDSGQPTGDALVAFETQQQAVRALRELHNKVMGSRRVQLYLA, from the coding sequence ATGACAATCATAATCCGACTTCAGGGTCTTCCATGGGCTGCAAGTGCTCTCGACATCAGGCACTATTTCAAAGGGTTGACTATCCCAGATGGAGGAGTACACATTGTTGGGGGTGAGAGTGGTGATGCCTTCATCGCATTTGGAGGAGATGAAGATGCCAGGAAGGCAATGCTGTTGACTAGCCAGCCGCTGTGTGGTAAGAAGGTCACCCTGATGCTGAGTAGTAAAGCTGAAATGCAAAATGTCATTGCAGCGAGCAGAGCTGCTCAAGCCAGAAAGCGTGGAGATCCTTTCGAAGGAGCTGTTGAAGCTGCAAATAGCATAAATATGCCGCCTGTACCGGATGAAAGAAGCTATGAGAGAGCAAAAGTACCAACTATACCACCTGTAACAGATGACAGAGGTTATGATAGACCAAAACTTGGTATGTCCTTACCCCAAGAGGCAGGACTTAGCTCCAGTCACCCTGGGTATCCCCATCCAAGTGGACGCCACCCAACTGATCTGCTTTCTCCGACAACACCATATGATGCGGGGAGATCAGATCCAAGTCTGTACGGAAGACCTGATGACCCACCATATCTGCACCGAGGACTTGAACCACCCCATGGGCATGAACCATCACGAGGACATGAACCACCTCGCGGACATGAGCCGTCTCGTGGATTTGAAGCACCTCATATGCGAGAACCCTCTCATCTTCATGAACCACTTCATGCTCTTGATCCTCTCCGAAGACATGAAACCCATCATGGGCATGACAGATCTGTCTTCAGCAAAACAGGACACGATCCAATACAACAAGGGTTTCCTTATGATCAAAGAGAGGGCAGAGCAGATCAACCAGGGTTTCCATATGATCAGAGAGAATTGGAAAAAGATCCTATGATGGGGCGAGTTCCCGAAGTTTCTCACATGGGAAGAATGGGAGAAGCTCAAGTCAGAGAGCCATCTCAGCAAAGACATGGAGCATATCATGCAGAGAGATCTCATGACCATCCACAAAGGAGAGATTCAGAACCACACATTAGTCAAAATATGCCGGGAGAACAGACATTTCGCaatggcagatttgaaagatcCTTTTCTGAAGATCCATATCTTGGTAGACGGCTTGATGACACTATTCCACCCGGTGGTAGGCCAGATGAAACACAGTTTCGAGGAAGTCAAAGGTACGATGATCGTCTTGATACCGAATCTCATAGCCGCCCATTTGATCATGACAGACGTAAAGGAAGCCAAGATGGCAGATACGGTGAAGTCCCAAATTTTGACCAGGATAGACGAGAAAGTCAGTACAGAAACACATCTTCAAGATATAGTGAAGATCGTCAGCGTGGCCATGATGTAAGAGAACGTCTTGATCAACCCAGCAGGCATCCAGAAAGACCATTTAGTGGTGACAGACACGGAAGACAACAATATGGAAATCCTGACCAACCGCCATTCTCACACGGGATGCGGACTGATGCACCAGTCACCAGTGTGATATTGAAAGGCCTTCCGTACACAGTAACTGAAGAAGATATAGTACATTTTTTGGCTGGCCTGGAGATAGAACGTGGTGGTATTCAAATTGGAATGGATAGAACTGGAAAGACAACTGGAGATGCCCTTGTTAAGCTGGCCAATCACAGTGATTTTGAAGAGGCCTTAAAACGAAACAGACGGTATATTGGTCCAAGATATATCAATGTACAACCTTGCAGTGAAAGGGACTGGGCTATGATGTCTGACAACCCAAACAGACGACATGAACCCTACTTGGGTTCCAAAGATGGCCCTCCATACATGTCTCACAACATGCGAGAACCTAGACGAGCGAGATCCAGATCACCAGTTAGAGATACTCTATGTATATCGTTACGAGGACTGCCATTCCACACAGAAAAGAAACACATTCTGGAGTTCTTTAAAGGCATTGAAATCAAGGAGGAAGACATCTATCTTGAATTGAATGAGAGAGGACAGGCCAGAGGAAGTGGGTACGTTGAGTTTAAAAGCATCCATGAGTACAGAAAAGCGCTTGAAAGAAATAGACAATACATCGGTCCACGATACATTACTGTTATCAGCATCAGCAGAGAAGAATTTCAGTCGAGAATAAAAGATCTTGGAAAGTGGATGAGCGAAACCTTGACAGCAGCACAACCCAAAAAGGAACCAGAAGATGTGAacacaaaagaaaaagaaagtattGCTAAAGATGATGCTCCGAGCAAAAATAATGAAGAAGAGAAGAAAACTGATGAACTTACCACAGAAGATACGTGCATTCACATGCAGAATGTGCCGTATGCAGCAAGTACTGCTGACATATTGGAGTTTTTATCTGGCATTCCTGTCCCCAAACACAACATTTTCAGAATATACAATGACAAAGGACAAACTACTGGGGAGGTCTTCATTGAGTTCTACAGTCTTGAGTTTGCAAAGAAAGCTGAAGATAGGAAGAATGGAAACATACGCGAAAGGACCATCTATGTGGACAGGGTCAAGAAATCGTTCATGGAAAAACGGCTAAAGGAAAATGAAGCCATGGCAAAGCTGGCACATGAGAAGAGAGCTGCAGCAGCTGCTGCAGCAGCCAATGCAGGACAACCTCCATTGCTTGCTACTCCTCCTCTACCACCACGATTGGTCAATGACATGAGAAGAAGAGATTGGCCGAGACCAATGGGCATGATGGGAATGAGAGACCAGCAAAGAGAGGGTGGGTATGGTTATGATAGCAAGCATGATGAACTGCCAACAGGTGTAGAGAATTTAGGAGCTAGGTCCTGTGTGGTAGGAGCTACTAATCTTCCTTACAGAGCAACCATTCCAGAAATCATGGATTTCTTCCGCGGATATGGGGCATTGCAAGATTCAATCCGGATTCACTTCAATGATTCAGGCCAACCAACAGGAGATGCTCTAGTAGCCTTTGAGACACAACAACAGGCTGTCAGAGCATTAAGAGAGCTTCACAACAAAGTCATGGGATCAAGAAGGGTACAGCTGTACCTAGCCTAA
- the LOC139148378 gene encoding RNA-binding protein 12-like isoform X2, with the protein MTIIIRLQGLPWAASALDIRHYFKGLTIPDGGVHIVGGESGDAFIAFGGDEDARKAMLLTSQPLCGKKVTLMLSSKAEMQNVIAASRAAQARKRGDPFEGAVEAANSINMPPVPDERSYERAKVPTIPPVTDDRGYDRPKLGMSLPQEAGLSSSHPGYPHPSGRHPTDLLSPTTPYDAGRSDPSLYGRPDDPPYLHRGLEPPHGHEPSRGHEPPRGHEPSRGFEAPHMREPSHLHEPLHALDPLRRHETHHGHDRSVFSKTGHDPIQQGFPYDQREGRADQPGFPYDQRELEKDPMMGRVPEVSHMGRMGEAQVREPSQQRHGAYHAERSHDHPQRRDSEPHISQNMPGEQTFRNGRFERSFSEDPYLGRRLDDTIPPGGRPDETQFRGSQRYDDRLDTESHSRPFDHDRRKGSQDGRYGEVPNFDQDRRESQYRNTSSRYSEDRQRGHDVRERLDQPSRHPERPFSGDRHGRQQYGNPDQPPFSHGMRTDAPVTSVILKGLPYTVTEEDIVHFLAGLEIERGGIQIGMDRTGKTTGDALVKLANHSDFEEALKRNRRYIGPRYINVQPCSERDWAMMSDNPNRRHEPYLGSKDGPPYMSHNMREPRRARSRSPVRDTLCISLRGLPFHTEKKHILEFFKGIEIKEEDIYLELNERGQARGSGYVEFKSIHEYRKALERNRQYIGPRYITVISISREEFQSRIKDLGKWMSETLTAAQPKKEPEDVNTKEKESIAKDDAPSKNNEEEKKTDELTTEDTCIHMQNVPYAASTADILEFLSGIPVPKHNIFRIYNDKGQTTGEVFIEFYSLEFAKKAEDRKNGNIRERTIYVDRVKKSFMEKRLKENEAMAKLAHEKRAAAAAAAANAGQPPLLATPPLPPRLVNDMRRRDWPRPMGMMGMRDQQREGARYSGYFR; encoded by the coding sequence ATGACAATCATAATCCGACTTCAGGGTCTTCCATGGGCTGCAAGTGCTCTCGACATCAGGCACTATTTCAAAGGGTTGACTATCCCAGATGGAGGAGTACACATTGTTGGGGGTGAGAGTGGTGATGCCTTCATCGCATTTGGAGGAGATGAAGATGCCAGGAAGGCAATGCTGTTGACTAGCCAGCCGCTGTGTGGTAAGAAGGTCACCCTGATGCTGAGTAGTAAAGCTGAAATGCAAAATGTCATTGCAGCGAGCAGAGCTGCTCAAGCCAGAAAGCGTGGAGATCCTTTCGAAGGAGCTGTTGAAGCTGCAAATAGCATAAATATGCCGCCTGTACCGGATGAAAGAAGCTATGAGAGAGCAAAAGTACCAACTATACCACCTGTAACAGATGACAGAGGTTATGATAGACCAAAACTTGGTATGTCCTTACCCCAAGAGGCAGGACTTAGCTCCAGTCACCCTGGGTATCCCCATCCAAGTGGACGCCACCCAACTGATCTGCTTTCTCCGACAACACCATATGATGCGGGGAGATCAGATCCAAGTCTGTACGGAAGACCTGATGACCCACCATATCTGCACCGAGGACTTGAACCACCCCATGGGCATGAACCATCACGAGGACATGAACCACCTCGCGGACATGAGCCGTCTCGTGGATTTGAAGCACCTCATATGCGAGAACCCTCTCATCTTCATGAACCACTTCATGCTCTTGATCCTCTCCGAAGACATGAAACCCATCATGGGCATGACAGATCTGTCTTCAGCAAAACAGGACACGATCCAATACAACAAGGGTTTCCTTATGATCAAAGAGAGGGCAGAGCAGATCAACCAGGGTTTCCATATGATCAGAGAGAATTGGAAAAAGATCCTATGATGGGGCGAGTTCCCGAAGTTTCTCACATGGGAAGAATGGGAGAAGCTCAAGTCAGAGAGCCATCTCAGCAAAGACATGGAGCATATCATGCAGAGAGATCTCATGACCATCCACAAAGGAGAGATTCAGAACCACACATTAGTCAAAATATGCCGGGAGAACAGACATTTCGCaatggcagatttgaaagatcCTTTTCTGAAGATCCATATCTTGGTAGACGGCTTGATGACACTATTCCACCCGGTGGTAGGCCAGATGAAACACAGTTTCGAGGAAGTCAAAGGTACGATGATCGTCTTGATACCGAATCTCATAGCCGCCCATTTGATCATGACAGACGTAAAGGAAGCCAAGATGGCAGATACGGTGAAGTCCCAAATTTTGACCAGGATAGACGAGAAAGTCAGTACAGAAACACATCTTCAAGATATAGTGAAGATCGTCAGCGTGGCCATGATGTAAGAGAACGTCTTGATCAACCCAGCAGGCATCCAGAAAGACCATTTAGTGGTGACAGACACGGAAGACAACAATATGGAAATCCTGACCAACCGCCATTCTCACACGGGATGCGGACTGATGCACCAGTCACCAGTGTGATATTGAAAGGCCTTCCGTACACAGTAACTGAAGAAGATATAGTACATTTTTTGGCTGGCCTGGAGATAGAACGTGGTGGTATTCAAATTGGAATGGATAGAACTGGAAAGACAACTGGAGATGCCCTTGTTAAGCTGGCCAATCACAGTGATTTTGAAGAGGCCTTAAAACGAAACAGACGGTATATTGGTCCAAGATATATCAATGTACAACCTTGCAGTGAAAGGGACTGGGCTATGATGTCTGACAACCCAAACAGACGACATGAACCCTACTTGGGTTCCAAAGATGGCCCTCCATACATGTCTCACAACATGCGAGAACCTAGACGAGCGAGATCCAGATCACCAGTTAGAGATACTCTATGTATATCGTTACGAGGACTGCCATTCCACACAGAAAAGAAACACATTCTGGAGTTCTTTAAAGGCATTGAAATCAAGGAGGAAGACATCTATCTTGAATTGAATGAGAGAGGACAGGCCAGAGGAAGTGGGTACGTTGAGTTTAAAAGCATCCATGAGTACAGAAAAGCGCTTGAAAGAAATAGACAATACATCGGTCCACGATACATTACTGTTATCAGCATCAGCAGAGAAGAATTTCAGTCGAGAATAAAAGATCTTGGAAAGTGGATGAGCGAAACCTTGACAGCAGCACAACCCAAAAAGGAACCAGAAGATGTGAacacaaaagaaaaagaaagtattGCTAAAGATGATGCTCCGAGCAAAAATAATGAAGAAGAGAAGAAAACTGATGAACTTACCACAGAAGATACGTGCATTCACATGCAGAATGTGCCGTATGCAGCAAGTACTGCTGACATATTGGAGTTTTTATCTGGCATTCCTGTCCCCAAACACAACATTTTCAGAATATACAATGACAAAGGACAAACTACTGGGGAGGTCTTCATTGAGTTCTACAGTCTTGAGTTTGCAAAGAAAGCTGAAGATAGGAAGAATGGAAACATACGCGAAAGGACCATCTATGTGGACAGGGTCAAGAAATCGTTCATGGAAAAACGGCTAAAGGAAAATGAAGCCATGGCAAAGCTGGCACATGAGAAGAGAGCTGCAGCAGCTGCTGCAGCAGCCAATGCAGGACAACCTCCATTGCTTGCTACTCCTCCTCTACCACCACGATTGGTCAATGACATGAGAAGAAGAGATTGGCCGAGACCAATGGGCATGATGGGAATGAGAGACCAGCAAAGAGAGG